GGGCGACACGCTGGGCTACGTGGGCACCACGGGCGACGCGCCCGCGAATGTGCCGCACCTGCACTTCCAGATTCTGCAGATGCCGCCCAACGGCCGGTATTGGGAGGGCGATCCCATCGATCCCTTCCCGTTACTTTCCGAGCGTGCAACCCGCATCGTCGGATCCCACTGACCTGCTGAACGGCGGCGTCGCGGTTGTCGGACGCGGCCGCATGGGACACGCCCTCTCGACCGCGCTCGCGGCCGCCGGCGTGGCCGTGCGCGGGCCGCTGGGACGCGGCGAACCCTGCGACGCCGACGCCGTGGTGCTGCTCTGCGTGCCGGATCGCGAGATCGCGGCCGCGGCCGGGTTCGTGGCGCCGGGCCGCGTGGTGGGACACTGCAGCGGCGCTTCCACGCTCCAGCCGCTGGCCCCGCACGAAGCCTTCTCCCTGCACCCGTTGATGACCGTCGTTCCGCACCGCGAGGCGCGATTTGCCGGCGCCGGCTGCGCGGTGGCCGGCTCCACGCCGCGAGCGCTGGCCGTGGCGGAGTCGCTGGCGGGCCTGCTGCACATGCGCGCCGTGCGCGTGGCGGAGGCCGATCGCCCGCTGTATCACGCCGCGGCCTCCGCGGCATCGAACTTCCTGGTCACGCTCGAGTGCGCCGCCGAATCGCTGGCCGTCCGGGCCGGCGTGTCGCGCGAACTGCTGGTTCCGCTGGTGCAAACCGCCGTGGATCACTGGGCGGAGCGCGGCGCCGCGGCGCTCACCGGGCCCATCGCCCGCGGCGACGACCAGACGGTGGCGCGGCAGCGCGCGGCGGTGGCCGCCCGTGCCCCCGAGCTGCTCCCCCTCTGGGACGCGCTCGTGGAGCGCACCGGCGCCCTGGCCCGCGACGCGAGCGATGGGGCGAAGGCATGATCACGCTCCGCGCGATCTCCGACGTGCGCGCCGCGGTGGGCGCGGCCCGCGCCCAGGGAAAGACCGTGGGCTTCGTGCCCACGATGGGCGCCTTCCACGACGGACATCTGTCGCTCATGCGGCGGGCGCGCGAACGCTGCGGATTTGTGATCGTGTCGCTGTTCGTGAACCCCACGCAGTTCAACGATCCGAGCGACCTCGCCGCGTACCCGCGCGACGAGGCGGGCGACGCGCTGATGGCCGCGGCCGAGGGCGTGGACCTGCTGTTCGCGCCCGATGCGCGCGATCTGTATCCCGACGGATTCACCACCTCGGTGGTGGTGGCCGGCCTCGCCGACGTGCTCGACGGCGTGTTTCGCGGACCGTCGCACTTTCGCGGCGTGACCACGGTGGTGACCAAGCTGTTCAACATCGTGGCGCCCGACGTGGCGTTCTTCGGGCAGAAGGACGCGCAGCAGGCCATGATCATCCGTCGCCTGACGCGCGATCTCGATCTGCCCATCCGCATCGAGGTGTGTCCTACCGTGCGCGAGTCCGACGGTCTGGCGATGTCCAGCCGCAACGTGCGGCTCACCGCCGCCGACCGCGTGCGCGCGCTGGCGCTGCGCCAGGCGCTCAGCGTGGCCGAGTCGGCCATCGCGAGCGGCAACCGCGACGGCGCCGGCATCGCCGAGGCGGCGCGCGCGGCGATGCGGGAACGCGGCGTGGAGCCGGAGTACTTTGAACTCGTGTCCGCCGAGACGCTGCGTCCGGTGCAGCCGCTGTCCGGCACGGTGCTCGTGGCCGTGGCCGCGCATGTGGGCCCGGTGCGTCTCATCGACAACGTCGTCGTCACCATCCCGCCCACCTCATGACCGATCCCCGCATCGAAAACCTCGCGCAGCTCGCGCGCGCCGGCACGCCCATCGTCATGGTCACGGCGTACGACATCGTGTCGGCCCGCGTGGCCGAGGCCGCCGGCGTGGACATCGTGCTCGTGGGCGACTCGGCGGCCAACGTCGTGCTCGGCTACCAGTCCACCCGCGAGGTGAGCGTGGACGAGCTGATCACGCTCGCCCGCGCCGCGCGCCGCGGCGTGAAGACGCCGCTGCTGGTGTGCGACCTGCCGTTCGGCACCTACGAGGACTCGGACGAGCAGGCCGTGGCCACGTCGCGCCGGTTCGTGCGCGAGGTGGGGTGCGAGGCGGTGAAGATCGAAGGTGGCGGCGAGATCGCGCAGCGCGCGCGGGCCGTGGTGGCCGCCGGCATTCCGGTGATGGGCCACGTGGGACTGCTGCCGCAGCATCTGGAGCCCGGCGCCGCGGCGCGGGCGCAGGGCCGCGGCGTGGACGAGGCGCTCGACATCGCGCGCTCGGCGCTCGAGCTCGAGGCCGCTGGCTGCTTCTCCATCGTATTCGAGGCCGTGCCCGCCGCGGTGGCCGACGCGATCGTCGCCACGCTCACCGTGCCCACCATCGGCATCGGCGCCGGAGCGAACACGGCCGGCCAGGTGCTGGTGTTCCACGATCTGCTGGGCTTGAGCAGCGGCCGCCATGCGCGGTTCGCCAAGCGGTACGCCGAACTGTTCGAGCCAATGGTGGCCGCGGTGCGCCAGTTCGCGGCCGATGTGCGCGCTCGCCGGTACCCGGCGGCCGAGCACACCTATCCGGTGGACGCCGACCAGTTGGCGGCGATCCTTGCGCGACTGCACGGGCCGCGGTGATCGTTCGGACGTCCCCAACCGCCACTACAAATGCCTCTGAGCTCCAAACAGCGCGCCGAGCTGCGCGCCGAAGCCCATCACCTCACCGCCGCCGTGCACCTGG
The nucleotide sequence above comes from Gemmatimonadaceae bacterium. Encoded proteins:
- the panC gene encoding pantoate--beta-alanine ligase — translated: MITLRAISDVRAAVGAARAQGKTVGFVPTMGAFHDGHLSLMRRARERCGFVIVSLFVNPTQFNDPSDLAAYPRDEAGDALMAAAEGVDLLFAPDARDLYPDGFTTSVVVAGLADVLDGVFRGPSHFRGVTTVVTKLFNIVAPDVAFFGQKDAQQAMIIRRLTRDLDLPIRIEVCPTVRESDGLAMSSRNVRLTAADRVRALALRQALSVAESAIASGNRDGAGIAEAARAAMRERGVEPEYFELVSAETLRPVQPLSGTVLVAVAAHVGPVRLIDNVVVTIPPTS
- the panB gene encoding 3-methyl-2-oxobutanoate hydroxymethyltransferase gives rise to the protein MTDPRIENLAQLARAGTPIVMVTAYDIVSARVAEAAGVDIVLVGDSAANVVLGYQSTREVSVDELITLARAARRGVKTPLLVCDLPFGTYEDSDEQAVATSRRFVREVGCEAVKIEGGGEIAQRARAVVAAGIPVMGHVGLLPQHLEPGAAARAQGRGVDEALDIARSALELEAAGCFSIVFEAVPAAVADAIVATLTVPTIGIGAGANTAGQVLVFHDLLGLSSGRHARFAKRYAELFEPMVAAVRQFAADVRARRYPAAEHTYPVDADQLAAILARLHGPR
- a CDS encoding DUF2520 domain-containing protein, encoding MGHALSTALAAAGVAVRGPLGRGEPCDADAVVLLCVPDREIAAAAGFVAPGRVVGHCSGASTLQPLAPHEAFSLHPLMTVVPHREARFAGAGCAVAGSTPRALAVAESLAGLLHMRAVRVAEADRPLYHAAASAASNFLVTLECAAESLAVRAGVSRELLVPLVQTAVDHWAERGAAALTGPIARGDDQTVARQRAAVAARAPELLPLWDALVERTGALARDASDGAKA